A DNA window from Thermoplasmata archaeon contains the following coding sequences:
- a CDS encoding ABC transporter ATP-binding protein, translated as MATPLLEIRDLSVDFEVGAGTFHAVNRVSLDLTPGRVVGIVGETGSGKSTLGHAIPRLLPEPPAKIKSGTIKFRGIDILTLPKWQLPMVRGSGIGMIFQEPINSLNPAFRIFDQVAEAIMVRKLREAGKSEVLLPETKPFDYSKGKPVDTADALAHPLSTNLFSLGRSARSEALRKEVLEYLRLVRINDPETILSLYPHELSGGMRQRIMIAIALSAKPSLLIADEPTSALDITIQAQVLTLMKELMTEVRTSILFISHDLGVIAEMADDVGVLYAGHLVEYGPVAEVYGNPRHPYTKMLMRAIPNRYKTDGRLPSLPGSVPSLAHIPPGCAFHTRCPLVQDVCTHDPGPALAVAKGGSTPDHRAACYFSDQVASIA; from the coding sequence ATGGCGACGCCGCTGCTCGAGATCAGGGACCTGTCCGTGGACTTCGAAGTGGGCGCGGGCACGTTCCATGCCGTGAACCGCGTGTCCCTGGACCTCACCCCGGGAAGGGTCGTCGGCATCGTCGGGGAAACGGGTTCCGGAAAGAGCACGCTCGGTCACGCCATCCCCCGCCTGCTCCCGGAGCCGCCCGCCAAGATCAAGTCGGGCACGATCAAGTTCCGCGGCATCGACATCCTCACCCTTCCCAAGTGGCAGCTCCCTATGGTCCGCGGCAGCGGGATCGGGATGATCTTCCAGGAGCCGATCAACTCCCTGAACCCCGCGTTCCGGATCTTCGACCAGGTCGCCGAGGCCATCATGGTGCGCAAGCTGCGGGAGGCGGGGAAGTCCGAAGTTCTCCTGCCCGAGACCAAGCCGTTCGACTACTCCAAGGGGAAGCCCGTCGACACAGCCGACGCCCTCGCACATCCGTTGTCCACGAACCTCTTTTCCCTAGGGCGGTCCGCTCGGAGCGAGGCGCTGCGGAAGGAGGTGCTGGAGTACCTGCGGCTCGTTCGGATCAACGACCCCGAGACGATCCTCTCCCTGTACCCCCACGAGCTCTCCGGCGGCATGCGGCAGCGGATCATGATCGCGATCGCCCTGAGCGCCAAGCCCTCTCTCTTGATCGCGGACGAGCCCACGAGCGCGCTTGACATCACGATCCAGGCCCAGGTGCTCACCCTGATGAAGGAGCTCATGACCGAGGTCCGGACCTCGATCCTGTTCATCTCCCACGACCTCGGCGTGATCGCGGAGATGGCCGACGACGTGGGGGTCCTCTACGCAGGGCATCTCGTGGAGTACGGTCCCGTGGCCGAGGTGTACGGGAACCCACGCCACCCGTACACGAAGATGCTCATGCGCGCCATTCCCAACCGGTACAAGACGGACGGCCGCCTCCCGTCCCTCCCTGGGAGCGTGCCCAGCCTCGCGCACATCCCGCCCGGCTGCGCGTTCCACACGCGCTGCCCGCTCGTCCAAGACGTCTGCACGCACGATCCCGGCCCTGCGCTGGCGGTCGCCAAAGGCGGCTCGACCCCCGACCACCGGGCCGCGTGCTACTTCAGCGACCAGGTGGCGAGCATCGCATGA